The following proteins come from a genomic window of Sorghum bicolor cultivar BTx623 chromosome 3, Sorghum_bicolor_NCBIv3, whole genome shotgun sequence:
- the LOC8061813 gene encoding uncharacterized protein LOC8061813: MEDTGQGPAENLPEPEPLSPAVEAEVVEDEADGDEEFSFPAPPVAADACIVPVYPIFGRPPSPSPRGEVEEPEPETATVRVPLGRLLLEEREFRAREQDGRSASARRAWQDQEEEEDDDAGAGDEDLEGVPPETYCLWAPGGGGGQQSSAPASPRRCRKSGSTGSVLRWRRISDRLVGRSHSDGKEKFVFLTAAAAVPEPPRRSIKEEEEAGGGINKGGDAGSVANQLRYYGRGGGGGGSGSRRRSYLPYRQELVGLFANVSGLRRSYHPF, from the coding sequence ATGGAGGACACCGGCCAAGGTCCCGCCGAGAACCTTCCGGAGCCTGAGCCTCTGTCTCCAGCCGTGGAGGCCGAGGTCGTCGAGGACGAAGCAGACGGCGACGAGGAGTTCAGCTTCCCCGCCCCGCCGGTCGCCGCCGACGCGTGCATCGTGCCCGTGTACCCGATCTTCGGCCGGCCACCGTCCCCGTCTCCGCGTGGGGAGGTggaggagccggagccggagacGGCCACCGTGCGGGTGCCGCTGGGCCGGCTCCTGCTGGAGGAGCGGGAGTTCCGCGCGCGGGAGCAGGACGGGCGATCGGCGAGTGCGCGGCGGGCGTggcaggaccaggaggaggaggaggacgacgacgccGGGGCCGGGGACGAGGACCTGGAGGGCGTGCCGCCGGAGACCTACTGCCTGTGGGCgcccggcggcggtggcgggcaGCAGTCGTCGGCGCCCGCGTCCCCGCGCCGGTGCCGGAAGAGCGGCTCCACGGGCTCCGTCCTCCGCTGGCGCCGCATCAGCGACCGCCTCGTCGGCCGCAGCCACAGCGACGGCAAGGAGAAGTTCGTCTtcctcaccgccgccgccgccgttccggagcctcctcgtcgtagtatcaaggaagaggaggaagcAGGCGGCGGCATCAACAAAGGCGGCGACGCGGGCAGCGTGGCCAATCAGTTGAGATATTACggcagaggcggcggcggcggcggcagcggcagccggAGGCGTTCGTATCTGCCGTACAGGCAAGAACTCGTCGGGCTGTTCGCCAACGTCAGTGGGCTGCGCCGAAGCTATCACCCGTTCTAA
- the LOC8060136 gene encoding uncharacterized protein LOC8060136 isoform X1: MDRLQRQRHRHRHRHRHEDLTGGGSAGVRVRRGGGDGDGGGGAMEASRRGRFYHHDGPGAASAVPVVDQADCTAQTCRSCVAVTLADAIALGCCPCAVVSLLGLAFVKAPLALARRCLRRLRRRRGELRHKKRVRDMDGPDAKAKCRRSCDAFAGRGHGAMEPLDDADAASNGAWWGLEADARGEAAAVMRAARASNSSSSASGRLDAEKVWMEMYRVGHWGFGRLSISVTPPPHGNGDGGRKDVDLRCES; this comes from the coding sequence ATGGACAGgctgcagcggcagcggcatcggcatcggcatcggcatcggcatgAGGACTTGACAGGCGGCGGGAGCGCAGGGGTTCGTGTTCGTCGCGGCGGCGGTGACGGTGACGGTGGCGGTGGCGCGATGGAGGCGAGCCGGCGCGGGCGGTTCTACCACCACGACGGGCCCGGCGCCGCGTCGGCCGTCCCGGTGGTGGACCAGGCGGACTGCACGGCGCAGACGTGCCGGTCCTGCGTGGCGGTGACGCTGGCGGACGCCATCGCGCTCGGCTGCTGCCCCTGCGCGGTGGTCAGCCTGCTGGGCCTGGCGTTCGTCAAGGCCCCGCTCGCCCTGGCGCGCCGATGCCtgcggcggctgcggcggcggcggggcgagCTGCGGCACAAGAAGCGGGTGCGCGACATGGACGGCCCCGACGCCAAGGCCAAGTGCCGCCGCTCCTGTGACGCCTTCGCCGGCCGCGGCCACGGCGCGATGGAGCCGCTggacgacgccgacgccgcgtCGAATGGCGCGTGGTGGGGCTTGGAGGCGGACGCTCgcggcgaggcggcggcggtcaTGCGGGCTGCGAGGGCGAGcaactcgtcgtcgtcggcgtcaGGCAGGCTCGACGCGGAGAAGGTGTGGATGGAGATGTACCGGGTGGGGCACTGGGGCTTCGGCCGCCTGTCCATCTCCGTGACCCCTCCTCCCCACGGCAACGGCGACGGCGGCAGAAAGGACGTGGACCTGCGGTGCGAGTCGTGA
- the LOC8060136 gene encoding uncharacterized protein LOC8060136 isoform X2, whose product MEASRRGRFYHHDGPGAASAVPVVDQADCTAQTCRSCVAVTLADAIALGCCPCAVVSLLGLAFVKAPLALARRCLRRLRRRRGELRHKKRVRDMDGPDAKAKCRRSCDAFAGRGHGAMEPLDDADAASNGAWWGLEADARGEAAAVMRAARASNSSSSASGRLDAEKVWMEMYRVGHWGFGRLSISVTPPPHGNGDGGRKDVDLRCES is encoded by the coding sequence ATGGAGGCGAGCCGGCGCGGGCGGTTCTACCACCACGACGGGCCCGGCGCCGCGTCGGCCGTCCCGGTGGTGGACCAGGCGGACTGCACGGCGCAGACGTGCCGGTCCTGCGTGGCGGTGACGCTGGCGGACGCCATCGCGCTCGGCTGCTGCCCCTGCGCGGTGGTCAGCCTGCTGGGCCTGGCGTTCGTCAAGGCCCCGCTCGCCCTGGCGCGCCGATGCCtgcggcggctgcggcggcggcggggcgagCTGCGGCACAAGAAGCGGGTGCGCGACATGGACGGCCCCGACGCCAAGGCCAAGTGCCGCCGCTCCTGTGACGCCTTCGCCGGCCGCGGCCACGGCGCGATGGAGCCGCTggacgacgccgacgccgcgtCGAATGGCGCGTGGTGGGGCTTGGAGGCGGACGCTCgcggcgaggcggcggcggtcaTGCGGGCTGCGAGGGCGAGcaactcgtcgtcgtcggcgtcaGGCAGGCTCGACGCGGAGAAGGTGTGGATGGAGATGTACCGGGTGGGGCACTGGGGCTTCGGCCGCCTGTCCATCTCCGTGACCCCTCCTCCCCACGGCAACGGCGACGGCGGCAGAAAGGACGTGGACCTGCGGTGCGAGTCGTGA